TCACATCACCAATAGCAAATATTCCTTTCACATTAGTTTCATATCTGTTGTTAACTTGAACGAAACCGCGATTATCTTTTTCTATTTTTTCATCAATACCAAGACCATCAGTACATGGTTTGCGTCCTGCTGCCACCAATACCTTATCCGCCTCTATAGTGTTTGTTTGATTATCTTTTACAGAGCAAACTTTCACACTCAAAGAGTTACTACTTTGTTTTATTCCCTCAACTTTAGTGCTAAGTAAAAATTTTATTCCTTGTTTTTGTAGACTAGAAAGTAGAGACTTACTTAATTCTCCATCCATTGCTGCAGCGATTCTGTCAAAAAATTCTACTACAGTGACTTCAGACCCTAGCCTCCTCCATACAGAAGACATTTCAAGCCCTATTGCCCCGGCTCCGATTACGACAAGTTTTTTTGGTACTTCAGTTAAAGACAATGCACCAGTTGATGAAATAATACTTTTCTCATCGATATTAATTCCTGGCAAAGAAATAACGTCAGAACCGGTTGCAATTACTATATTTTTTGTCTTCAGCACCTTATCTTCAACTGAAACTTCAAGATTACCTTGGTCAAAAGAAGTAATTTTCCCAAGTCCATTGATTTTAGTGATTTTGTGAAGGTTAAACAGATATTCTATACCTTTTCCAAGTTCCTGAACTCTGGCGTCCTTATAGCCTAGCATTTCTTTTAAATCGAAACTTGCATCCTTAATTTTTATGCCAAGCTTCGACAGATCATTTTTCGTGTGAGCATACTGATAGGAAGAATGAAGTAGTGCTTTGGAAGGTATGCACCCAACTCGCAAGCATGTACCACCAAAAATGCTATTTTTATCTATGCAGGCAACTTTCAATCCAAGTTTTGCAGCAGCGATAGCACACTTATAACCGCCTGGACCACCACCTATAACAATCAGGTCATAATCAATCATAAAGAACAAACCTATTTTCTAAAGAATAAACACCATTTCCCTCAGTTGTTACATATATTTTATCGTGAGTAAACACTGGAGTGTGAAACACATTACCAGGTACTTTGATTACCTTTCCTGCACTTTCAGATCCAGGAAAAGCAAGCATTGAACCTTTATTGCTTGTCACCCACAGTGTATGGGCATGCACAATTGGAGCAAACAATTGCGTATTTTCTATTAAATCAGATGCCCAGACTGTTTCTCCATTTTTTATATCCAGGCCGATTATTTTATTATCTTCAGTTACTATAAAAATTCTTCCGCCTTCTTTTTGTTTCTCTGCAGGAATAAGAGGACTATAATACGACTCAATGTCTGATACACTTTTTACTTGCAGTGACTTTGACCACAAAATATTTCCTGATTTCACGTCAATACCATAAATATAAGAATTGTTTGTAGCTATTAAAGTATCGCCAAGCACTCTCGGTGTAGTAGTTACATCTGTGAGCTGTGTATCCAAAAGGTTTGTAGCCAATTTTTGGCTCCACAATTTTTTACCGTCTTCATTAAAAGCTATTAACTCACCATTTGAAAATGGTGCTATTATTTTATCGTTAGAAATTGTTGGCGATATGGAATACAAACCTCGAACCTCATTGATACCGTTTTGATAAGCCCAAACGGAGCTGCCATCTTTTATATCAAACACGTACAGATAATTATCAATAGTCAATACTACCAATTTATTATTTATTACTGCTGCTTTCCCTCTTACTGGAGCTCTCAATTCTTTTTCCCACTCAATCTTGCCAGTTTTTGCATCTATTGCGTGTAAAGTGTTATCCACTATAAAGAAAACATTTTTTTCATAATGCGATAGGCTCATGTTACCAATTTTTTTCCTACGTGAGAGGTGTAATTTCCAATTCATAGCCTTTGAGTTATCAATATCAAAGGAATATAAAGCGCCGTGCTTGTCTGATAAAATAACGCTATCTTCTGTAAGCACTGGAGCTACATATCCTTGAGATAGTTTTTTATCCACTAGACTTATTCGCTCGCTTGCCATTGTGTAACTGCTACACAATAACATTATTATAACAATTATTACTTTCATTACTTAGTTGAGAACAAGATTTATTAATATACATACTAGAAATCTTAATCACAATGAAAATGTTCTTGTTGTACGTTGAAACATTGATTTATGAACAGAATATTATATTATTATGTAAAAATCATACTCTTAGAGGTAATACACCTCATCCACTATGCGGCAACGTGCATAGCTGTATGAACATTGAGATATAAAAGTAATTTATACCAGGAAGAAAGATGTCATCCAAGTAGCTTGACTACTTGGATCCAGATTGGATACTGAGTTGGAGTATAAAAGTATAGCTAACGCGAGCTCTGCGTCATACCGTGATTAATTCGCGGTATCTCAGCCGCTAACACATAGCGGGATGACAGCAATCCTACGTCATGCCGCCGCGAACCGTCATACTGCCGCAGACCGTCATACCGCGATTCATTCGCGGTATCTCTTAGCATAGATCCCGCTAACAAGCAGCGGGATGACAGCAATCCTACGTCATGCCGCCGCGAACCGTCATACTGCCGCAGATCGTCATACCGCGATTCATTCGCGGTATCTCTTAGCATAGATCCCGCTAACACGTAGCGGGATGACGATTCTTCAAATCGTCAAGGTGTCATCCGAGTAGCTTGACTACTTGGATCCAGAAAACTTAACTTTAAATAAGTGGCTGCATAATAAAGACTAGATTCCAGCGTCACGCGCTGGAATGACACCATTTTCGGTCTCTTAAATTGCTTTAGCTACAAACATTAAGAAATTTACCAAACGAAAAAAAGGCAAAAGAAGCCCCGTGGTGCGAGTTTTGACTCTATATTACTGTAAGTGGCGCTGTAATAATGTGCTAACGCTTAAAATAAGCGCGATTTGGCTGAATGTAGAAAAAATAAAAAAGACATGCAGCCGCTATAATTTTATGTAATCCGCCAATAAATACCCTGAGTTTTTTACTGAATTTTGTCATTGAGCCTGCAGGTCAAAAACAAGTTTTGAGTCATAAATACCCTTATTGTCGTAATAAGGAGGCTGGCGAAGTTTGTCAAGTAAGTTTTTTCGTTTCTGCGGGCTACTTGAATAACGGCTACAATGTTTGTACAATTGTTCGTCATGCGCTGGAACCCGTTTTAGCCCTTATCTATATCTCAGTTCCACCAACAGTTATTGCGTCGACTTTGAGTGTTGGTTGACCAACTCCAATGGGCACATTTTGTCCATCTTTTGAGCATGTGCCAACACCGGGGTCCAACTTTAAGTCGTTGCCAACCATGGATACTTTTTTTAGCACTGTTGGCCCATCACCAATTAGTGTTGCTCCTTTGACTGGCTGTGTAATTTTACCATTTTCTATTAAGTAAGCTTCTGAAGATGAAAAAACAAATTTCCCTGACGTTATATCAACTTGCCCACCACCGAAATTTACTGCATACAGACCTTTCTTTACGCTAGATATTATTTCTTCCGGCGTATGTTTCCCTGGTAACATATAGGTGTTTGTCATGCGCGGCATAGTAACTTCTTTATAACTTTCTCTTCTACCATTACCAGTTGGATTCACACCCATGAGTTTAGCATTCATATGATCCTGCATGTAGCCTTTGAGAATTCCATCCTCTATCAACACATTATAACTGGGTGGAGTACCTTCATCATCTATGCTAATAGAACCACGCAAATTAGGCAGAGTTCCATCATCAACTACTGTGATGCCACTAGCTGCTACTTGTTTACCAATAGAATTTGAAAATGCTGAGACTCCTTTACGATTAAAATCGCCTTCGAGTCCATGACCCACAGCTTCATGCAACAATACTCCCGGCCAGCCCGGACCTAGAATAACTGTCATTTCTCCGGCTGGAGTTGGAATTGCTTCAAGATTTACCAGTGCTTGTTCCAAAGCCTGGTTTGCAACTTCTTTCCACTTTTTCTCAGAAATAAACTTACTATAAGAATCCCTTCCACCGTGTCCTGCGGAGCCTCTCTCGGTACGGCCATCCTTTTCTACAATGACTAGCACATTAAAACGTACCAGAGGCCTGATATCGCTTAATCTGTGATCACCCTTTATTATTTGTACGACTTGCCATTCTCCACTTAGAGTTATTTTTACTTGCTTCACGCAGTTATTTTTGGACCTTACATACTCATTAACCTCATTGAGTAGTTTAATCTTTGAATTCAGATCCATTTCATTTGTAGGGTTAATCCTCGAATATAGGCTTTTTGTCTCTTCGTTTAAATTTATTGAATTTGTCTTGTTTAAAGACACTGAGCTTTTTACCATAGAAGCAGCATTACTAATTTCTTTTTCGCTAATCTCAGAAGAACAAACGAAAGATGTACTATCCTCACAAAAAGACCTTAAACCAAATCCCCTTCTGGTATTCAAATCCACGTGTTTTAATATATTGTCATCAAAAACTAGGGACTCCGACTGGCAAAATTCTAGAAACAGCTCACCACCATCGCTATTGCTCAAAGCGTTATTGACTATTTTATATACGTTATTAATATTAACATTGTTTTGAGCGAAAAATATTTGATCTAGATTTGGCATTACCTTTGAACTAAAAATTGTTTAAGTATATTATTTAACTTTAACATAGTAAACTATAAAAAGCCCGGGTGGCGGAATTGGTAGACGCGCTAGCTTCAGGTGCTAGTAACTTTTTAAGTTGTGGAAGTTCAAGTCTTCTCTCGGGCACTCTTAGCTTCCATATTGCTTGTTGAATTAGTTAATGCTACAATATAACGTATTAGGTAATATTTATGCTATGTATGGTGAAAAAGATAAGTTAGCCTACAGAAAGAAGGTACGAACTTACTCGAAACGCTTAGTTACTACACTATCTACTGCTTCTTTTATTGGATATATAGCAGCATTAGCCTTTAGTATTCCTGTCTTAAGTCTGTATTTTAGTATTGCCGGCACTATATTAAGTGTACTTTCGTTTGCTTTAAATATATGGTCATTAAAGGATCATTTCCTACAGAAGCAACTTGGTGTAGCAGGACAAAAAAAACTAACAAAGATCTGTCTTGATATTACATCTAACGTTTCGTTTTTAATAGGAGGAATTGCATCTATATTGCCTCTCGAATCTCCTATCATTCCTTTTGTTTCTACTGCCTTTTTTATTCTAGGCTGTACCTTTATGGCAGTTAATATCGTTCGGACTTTGATCAGCAAACCACAGGCAGAAAAACCTACTGATACCCTCTCTCCATCTGTAAAAGCAGTTTAAGTGTCAACAAGTTAACTTATTTGACTTGTATAGGAATATTAGCTATAATATTAATAGTTTAATAATAAAAGAGGTTAGTATATGGATTTTTTAAACAGTCACCCAGATTTTTTTGAGGATAATGCTTATTATGTAATATCTGAATATAATACGGATAATCGAGATCTTACAGATCTTAGTACATATGTAGTAGAACGTGATGCATATGAGAATTTGGTATTCAAAAACTTATATACATATATACGTTCCGATGGAAACGTACATAAAGATATAATGCTTAATCCAAAATCTTTACAAATAGAAGAGAGGATAGAAGATAGCAGAATCGAACAGTGTTATACAAATAACTATAAGATAGATAATGGAACTTTATCTTTAGATGAGAGAGAATTAGTATTCAATATAACTCCAGGTAAATGGAATGATTCAACAGAGTTCAATGTAATTAGCATTAGAAAAGTATAAGTGAATTTAAAGCTTAGTGGTAAATAGGGGACTGAGTATCCTTATTTCAACATCAATTACTTGAATAGTTGCTCAAGCCATCAAAATAAAAATTTTTATTCAGTAATTTGTGTATAAAGGGTACTATTTTACTAGTAGTGAAATAAATCAGAATGAAGTCTATTTTATTAACGAGGCCTTTATTGGATTCGTTCAATACAAGAAATATATTGAGAAAGTATGGATACAAAGTTTTTATAGAACCAGTATTCACAATAAAGTACTTAAATCCTGATATATCTGCGTACGAATTTGACGTTGTGATATCTACAAGTAAAAACAGTGTAAAGGCTTTTAGTCAAATATGCAAAGAGGATGACTTTCCGATTATTACAGTTGGTAATTCAACCATGCAGGCTGCAAAAAATTTGGGATTTTCTGATATAATCTCAGCAGACAGCAACGTTGATGGTCTGATATCATTCATAAAAGCTCATTATTCAAACGCAATAAAGTTCTTGTATATAAGGGGACAAGAAGTATCATGTGACCTAAAAAAGAGATTATCTGAAGAAGATTTTAATGTAAGAGAAGTTGTACTCTATAAAACAATTATAAAAAGGAGTCTAACTAATAGGTGTAAAAATTTACTGTTGGATGGTAAAATTGATAGTGTTGCTTTTTTTTCCTCACAGACAGCAAGGGTATTTTGTTCATTAGTTCTAAAAAGTGGGCTATCTCATGTGATGAATAATACAGTTGCATATACCATGAGTAAAAACATTGCTGATAGTTTAAGGTTAATCAAATGGAAAAAAATTATAACATCGAGGTTGCCTACTGGGGAGAGTTTAATTGATATAATTAATAAGGATTGTTGATGCTAAAGATTGCAACTTGGAATGTAAACTCCATACGTAAAAGAGTTAACCAACTTTGTAGTTTTATAGTTGACAGTCAGATAGATATAGTTTTGCTGCAAGAGATAAAATGTACGGAAGAGCAATTTCCTTATGTAGAGATAGAAAAGTTAGGATATGAATATGCTATCTATGGACAAGTTGCAAGAAATGGCGTTTGTGTTTTATCTAAATATCCGATACTGGAAAAATTAAAAATTGATGTTGTAGAGAGTCATCAAGAAGCACGTTATATAGAATGTGTGATAAAACACACCAATCATAAGGTAAGGGTAGGAAGTGTATACGTTCCAAATGGTCAAAGCCCAGACTCTCATATGTTTGAGTATAAACTCAAGTTTTTTGATAACCTATATGAAAGGATGAGCACTTTGTTGAAAAATGAAGAGTTAACTATTATAGCTGGCGATTATAATGTTGCACTGGATGAAATTGATGTTTTTGATTCAAATTTATTGAATGGCCAAGTGTGCTTTCATATAAAAGAACGTGAGAAGTTAAGAGCAATCTTGAATCTTGGGTTTAAAGACACGTTTAGAATATCCCACCCCAATTTGCAACAATTCACTTGGTGGCATTATCAAGGCAATTCACTCAGAAACAATCAAGGAATGCGAATAGATTATATGCTACTATCGCCACAAGCTGTAGATAAATTGGAAACATGCTACATAGATGATAGATTGCGTAAGCTAGAAAACCCGTCTGATCATACTCCTGTTGTATGCGTTATAGAATAATAGTAGACCTCTTACACAACTCACTTTATTGGCAAACTCAGGTAGTCTTACTTGGTTGCTGCCCTGTGGTTTTTTGCTGATCTAAAGTAACTTGTTCAAGCACAGTAGACTGCTCACTCTTTTGAGTAAGTTGCTCCTCAGTTGTTACAGCAGGTTGATTACCCTGCCCAGTTTCATTAACTTTGGATCCTAAAATTTTACTAATACCATCAAGAATTTTCCCATCCCATCCTTCTTTTTTCTTTTCATCTCGTGAATGAGGGTTATATAAAGTACCTTTTTTGTCATTTGAAAAAAGAACCTCCACTCCCCCTTTTATGGCGAATATTGTACCAATAACGGCAGCAACTATCGCGAGTGTAATAGGACCAAAAATTAATATTGAAGCAATGGAAAAAGAAATAGGAAGAAAAATCTTACGTAAGAATGCTGTTGCCATCTCTTCATCACTGAGTGGTGGTTCATCCTCTTCTTTTTTATCTTTACCTAAGAATGGTATTTTTTCTTTCACCCCATTCATAAAAGAGCTGGAAATATTTTTTGGGTCTATCTTTATTCCAAACGGCCACCCAGCAAGCTTTATGAATGAATCTTTAGCTTCTGTACCACGTATATCAGCTACACATTCAGCTACTTCTTGCTTTATTTTGTCATTCTTTAAATTCTCTTCACTAGCTAAATTTTTTTCTCTAATTTTTTCAAATACGGAAAGTAAAAGCTGACAAAAGTTTTCTTCACTTAGTAACTTTATATCTTCTTGATTAATATTATTGAATATACCTTCATGATTTTTTGATATAAAAGTAAAAATTTTCTTTTCATTTCCATTCTGTAATCGCTCTAATCGTTCATCTAATGACTTCAGATCATCCTGTAATTCTTGTTTTTCTCGATCTGGAAGTTCTTCTTTCAATTTCTGTTCCTTCTTTTCTATTTCCTGTTTCGTTTGCTTTTTTAGATTTTCTAGAGTTTCTGGATTTTCTAAAGTATCTAGGAAAGCACGATAGATTAACTGGTGCTCCTCGTTTTTAAATTTAAAAACTTTCTCATCTTTGTTAGTTACCTGATTTGAAGGCTCCAAATTCTTTGTTTGTGGAGTTAATATTTTTGTCATAACTGAGTTACTCACATTTACTATACTTTAATTGTAGCATATTTTTCATATTAATTCAAATAATCTATACTCTTAGAATCCGCCATGTTTAAGTCATAATTAAGAGCCCAGTTGTCGCCAATTTTTATTTCTACTTCAAGTGGTATAGAAATTTCTATTGCATTTTCCATTACGTCTTTCATAAGTTTTGCTGTTTCTTGCACCTTTTCGTCCTCTACTTCAACCAGTAGTTCATCGTGAACCTGGAGGATTATTTTACCTATCTTCAGCTGATCAAAAAGCTGAATCGTCGCACGTTTTATTATATCAGCAGCGGTTCCTTGCAGTGGTGCATTTATTGCTGCCCTTTCTGCAAATTGTCTTACATAAGGAATTGTATTGTTTATGTCTCTTACAAAGCATCTCCTGCCAAACAAAGTTTCTACATAACCATGCAATCTTGCGATAGACACTGCTTTTTCCATATAGACCTTTATTTCTGGGTAACAGGAAAAATAGTAATTAATGTATTCAGCAGCTTCCGCAATGGTAATTCCAAGCCGTTTTGCAAGGCCAAACGGGCTGATTCCATATATAATTCCAAAATTAATGGATTTTGCTTTGCGTCTTAATTGCTCATCTATTTCTTGCACTCCAAAAACTTGCCTAGCGGTGATATCGTGAATATCTTGTCCGTTTGCAAAAGCTTCTTTAAATGCTGCAACGTTTGCAACGTGTGCCAGGAGCCTCAATTCTATTTGCGAATAGTCAGCAGAGATTATCTTGTATCTTGAAAAAAGCATCTGGTGTTTTAAGCTTAAGCATTAGGTGGAGAAGGGAATAACTTTGAAGATTATCTTAGATATAAAATCTGTTAGCAAGACAAGAGTTCCCTTCTCAAAAGTACAGGCTGGACGGTATCATAGAAAGACCTAAATGGTTCTAATTCTGTATTCACAAGGTAAGCCTTACTTTTCATTTTTAATAGTAGTATATGGAGTTACATATGATCAACAACTTTTTAGGTATAGATGTTTCAAAAGAACACTTTGATGTTTCTCTCTCATTTATAAGTAAAAAAGGAAAACGTGAAACTAGAAAACGGAAGTTTAAAAACGATGATACAGGGTTTCAAGGTTTGCTGAACTTTCTACAAAAACATAATGTAGAAGAAGTAAAAGCTTGCATGGAATTCACGGGTTGTTATAGCGAGGCTTTAGCTGAATTTCTATACAATGCTGGACATTTTGTTAGTGTTGTAAACCCAGCTTGCATAAGATTTTATGCAAAAAGTAAGCTTACACGACAAAAAAATGATCAGATTGATGCAGAGATTATTGCAGATTATTGTCAAAAACAGGAACCTTCCCGTTGGATGCCACCATCTCCTAAAAAGAAAAAATTAAAACATCTTTATCGTTGCTCAGATGCGTTAAAAAATGAGTTAACATTAGTAAATAATCATTTAGAAAAAAAAGAGAGACTATCTGAAGAAGTTGTAAATGCTTGGGAAAGCCTTGCAATGCACATAGAACAATCAATAGAAACAATAAAAAACTCCATACGTGAACTATTAAAACAACACAAAGATTTGTTGGAGGACTTTCAACTCCTATTAACTATTCCAGGAATAGGAGAAGAATCAGCAATAGCTATTTTAGCTGAAATTCCTGATATAAAAGCCTTTATAAATGCCAGGCAATTGGCAGCATACGCTGGAACTATACCACGAAATATAACATCAGGCTCATCTGTACATGCCAAGCCCAGATTAAGTAAAACCGGTTTACAAACATTACGTAAGGCAATGTATTTTCCTGCTATAGTAGCTAAGAATCACAATCCTATTGTTATGACTTTTTGCGAAAAATTAAAAGAAAAAGGCAAGCATGCTATGTCTATAGTTGGTGCTGCAATGCGTAAGTTACTTCATATAGTCTTTGGTGTTTTAAGTTCAAGAAAGGCTTTTGACCCAGATCATATCAAGAACTACAGAGCTAGAAGGTTGAATAAAGGTTTAGTACTTTAAAATTAAAAAATGCTTCCAATCTATATTAATTACAAAAGACTTTAGAATTTTATTTTTTAGGAGTGTAAACTTATGCAAACAATAATACTCAATAATCCAATAACAGTTGATGGGGTTTCTGTTGCAGAGCTAACTATTAGGCGTCCAAAAGTTAGGGATTATTTGGCAATTGAACGCTTAAATGGTAGTGACTTGAGTAAGGAAATCACCCTAACTGCAAATTTAACATCGGTTACGAAGGAAACTGTAGAAGAGTTGGATATTGCAGACTATGCTAAAGTACAAGAAGTGCTAAAGGATTTTTTTTCACCGATTATACAAAAAACTTGAGATCGAAAGTACTTGCACTCAGCTCTGTCACGGGTGGTGGAATTGAGCAAATACTCAATATGGAGATGGATGAGTTTATTCTATGGTGTAAAGCAACAAAGGAAGTTAAATGTTAATCTTGAATTTTCTTGCTGATTAACAAAATGGTATCTGAAGTTTAAAATCAAAAAATGCTCTTATCGCATCTTATGTGGAATAGTACCTTACACAAATTTATTAAATGTTGTTGGTTAGTGTATAACGCTATACAGGATGTGGGTTGGAAGTATTTTTTGATTACGGTACAGTTTGAATAATTTTTTTATTGACTCACAAGACGGTATCTTGCACCCTTTTGGCACAATAAATG
This genomic interval from Wolbachia endosymbiont (group A) of Rhinocyllus conicus contains the following:
- the lpdA gene encoding dihydrolipoyl dehydrogenase, coding for MIDYDLIVIGGGPGGYKCAIAAAKLGLKVACIDKNSIFGGTCLRVGCIPSKALLHSSYQYAHTKNDLSKLGIKIKDASFDLKEMLGYKDARVQELGKGIEYLFNLHKITKINGLGKITSFDQGNLEVSVEDKVLKTKNIVIATGSDVISLPGINIDEKSIISSTGALSLTEVPKKLVVIGAGAIGLEMSSVWRRLGSEVTVVEFFDRIAAAMDGELSKSLLSSLQKQGIKFLLSTKVEGIKQSSNSLSVKVCSVKDNQTNTIEADKVLVAAGRKPCTDGLGIDEKIEKDNRGFVQVNNRYETNVKGIFAIGDVIGGAMLAHKAEEEGVAVAEIIAGQSPHVDYEIIPSVIYTHPAVSSIGKAEEELKNAGYKYKVGKCQFAANGRAKITDDAEGFVKVLTCSRADTILGVHIIGAYADTLINEAAVAMAYGAAAEDIYRICHSHPDINEAFRDACIDAFFKK
- a CDS encoding PQQ-binding-like beta-propeller repeat protein; its protein translation is MKVIIVIIMLLCSSYTMASERISLVDKKLSQGYVAPVLTEDSVILSDKHGALYSFDIDNSKAMNWKLHLSRRKKIGNMSLSHYEKNVFFIVDNTLHAIDAKTGKIEWEKELRAPVRGKAAVINNKLVVLTIDNYLYVFDIKDGSSVWAYQNGINEVRGLYSISPTISNDKIIAPFSNGELIAFNEDGKKLWSQKLATNLLDTQLTDVTTTPRVLGDTLIATNNSYIYGIDVKSGNILWSKSLQVKSVSDIESYYSPLIPAEKQKEGGRIFIVTEDNKIIGLDIKNGETVWASDLIENTQLFAPIVHAHTLWVTSNKGSMLAFPGSESAGKVIKVPGNVFHTPVFTHDKIYVTTEGNGVYSLENRFVLYD
- the tldD gene encoding metalloprotease TldD → MPNLDQIFFAQNNVNINNVYKIVNNALSNSDGGELFLEFCQSESLVFDDNILKHVDLNTRRGFGLRSFCEDSTSFVCSSEISEKEISNAASMVKSSVSLNKTNSINLNEETKSLYSRINPTNEMDLNSKIKLLNEVNEYVRSKNNCVKQVKITLSGEWQVVQIIKGDHRLSDIRPLVRFNVLVIVEKDGRTERGSAGHGGRDSYSKFISEKKWKEVANQALEQALVNLEAIPTPAGEMTVILGPGWPGVLLHEAVGHGLEGDFNRKGVSAFSNSIGKQVAASGITVVDDGTLPNLRGSISIDDEGTPPSYNVLIEDGILKGYMQDHMNAKLMGVNPTGNGRRESYKEVTMPRMTNTYMLPGKHTPEEIISSVKKGLYAVNFGGGQVDITSGKFVFSSSEAYLIENGKITQPVKGATLIGDGPTVLKKVSMVGNDLKLDPGVGTCSKDGQNVPIGVGQPTLKVDAITVGGTEI
- a CDS encoding uroporphyrinogen-III synthase; the encoded protein is MKSILLTRPLLDSFNTRNILRKYGYKVFIEPVFTIKYLNPDISAYEFDVVISTSKNSVKAFSQICKEDDFPIITVGNSTMQAAKNLGFSDIISADSNVDGLISFIKAHYSNAIKFLYIRGQEVSCDLKKRLSEEDFNVREVVLYKTIIKRSLTNRCKNLLLDGKIDSVAFFSSQTARVFCSLVLKSGLSHVMNNTVAYTMSKNIADSLRLIKWKKIITSRLPTGESLIDIINKDC
- a CDS encoding exodeoxyribonuclease III → MLKIATWNVNSIRKRVNQLCSFIVDSQIDIVLLQEIKCTEEQFPYVEIEKLGYEYAIYGQVARNGVCVLSKYPILEKLKIDVVESHQEARYIECVIKHTNHKVRVGSVYVPNGQSPDSHMFEYKLKFFDNLYERMSTLLKNEELTIIAGDYNVALDEIDVFDSNLLNGQVCFHIKEREKLRAILNLGFKDTFRISHPNLQQFTWWHYQGNSLRNNQGMRIDYMLLSPQAVDKLETCYIDDRLRKLENPSDHTPVVCVIE
- a CDS encoding IS110 family transposase, with the protein product MINNFLGIDVSKEHFDVSLSFISKKGKRETRKRKFKNDDTGFQGLLNFLQKHNVEEVKACMEFTGCYSEALAEFLYNAGHFVSVVNPACIRFYAKSKLTRQKNDQIDAEIIADYCQKQEPSRWMPPSPKKKKLKHLYRCSDALKNELTLVNNHLEKKERLSEEVVNAWESLAMHIEQSIETIKNSIRELLKQHKDLLEDFQLLLTIPGIGEESAIAILAEIPDIKAFINARQLAAYAGTIPRNITSGSSVHAKPRLSKTGLQTLRKAMYFPAIVAKNHNPIVMTFCEKLKEKGKHAMSIVGAAMRKLLHIVFGVLSSRKAFDPDHIKNYRARRLNKGLVL
- a CDS encoding phage tail assembly protein, producing the protein MQTIILNNPITVDGVSVAELTIRRPKVRDYLAIERLNGSDLSKEITLTANLTSVTKETVEELDIADYAKVQEVLKDFFSPIIQKT